A region from the Hippopotamus amphibius kiboko isolate mHipAmp2 chromosome 15, mHipAmp2.hap2, whole genome shotgun sequence genome encodes:
- the LOC130837003 gene encoding olfactory receptor 18-like — MGLPDDPELQPVLFTLFLSMYLVTMLGNLLIILAVTSDPHLHTPMYFFLSNLSLADIGFISTTVPKMIVNIQTHSRVISYAGCLTQMSVFILLGCMDCTLLTVMAYDRFVAICHPLHYQVIMNPHLCCSLVLVSFLVSLLDSQLHNLLALKLTCLKDVEIFSFFCDPPQFLNLACSDTLTNNIVMYFDNAIFGFLPFSGICFSYYKILYSILRVPSSGGMYKAFTTCGSHLSIVCLFYGTGLGVYLSSVLSQSPRKHTLASVVYTVVTPMLNPCIYSLRNRDIKRAMWRLLSKIF, encoded by the coding sequence ATGGGCCTCCCAGATGATCCAGAACTGCAGCCTGTGCTCTTTACCCTGTTCCTgtccatgtacctggtcaccatgttggggaacctgctcatcatcctggctgtcacctctgacccccacctccacacccccatgtacttcttcctctccaacctgtccttggCTGACATTGGGTTCATCTCCACCACTGTCCCCAAGATGATTGTGAACATCCAAACTCACAGCAGAGTCATCTCCTATGCTGGTTGCCTGACTCAGATGTCTGTTTTTATCCTTTTAGGATGTATGGATTGTACCCTtctgactgtgatggcctatgataggtttgtggccatctgtcacccactGCATTACCAGGTCATCATGAACCCACACCTCTGTTGCTCTTTAGttttggtgtcttttttggttAGCCTTTTGGACTCCCAGCTGCACAATTTGCTTGCGTTAAAACTTACCTGCCTCAAGGATGTGgaaatttttagtttcttctgtGACCCGCCTCAATTCCTCAATCTTGCCTGTTCTGACACTCTCACCAATAACATAGTCATGTATTTTGACAATGCCATTTttggttttctccctttctcaggAATCTGTTTCTCTTACTATAAAATACTTTATTCCATTCTGAGAGTCCCCTCATCAGGTGGGATGTATAAAGCCTTCACCACCTGTGGTTCTCACCTGTcaattgtttgcttattttatggaACAGGCCTTGGTGTGTACCTCAGCTCTGTGTTGTCACAATCTCCCAGGAAGCATACACTTGCCTCAGTGGTGTACACTGTTgtcacccccatgctgaacccctgcatctacagtctgaggaacaggGACATCAAGAGGGCCATGTGGAGGCTCCTTAGCAAAATATTCTAA